One segment of Neobacillus endophyticus DNA contains the following:
- a CDS encoding fatty acid desaturase: MTLKNTSNLKKQVAPYEKSTTKESVWQLINTVVPFLILWYLAYKSLSVSYWLSLVPSVIAAGFLVRIFIIFHDCTHHSFFKSRRANRIVGTFMGVLTIFPFDQWGYEHAVHHATSGNLDKRGTGDIWTLTIDEYVAAPLRLRLAYRFYRNPFVMFGLGPIYVFLLKNRFNRKGARKKERMNTYLTNILIVALAGFLCWAVGWQAFLLVQGTIFMLSGSAGIWLFYVQHTFEDSYFEGDQDWEYVKAAVEGSSFYKLPKFIQFLTGNIGYHHVHHLSPRVPNYKLEEAHNHTLPLQNVPTITLATSLKSIRFRLWDEENKKFVSFKAIKGLTKSSVSAQVKPEI; this comes from the coding sequence TTGACCTTAAAAAATACTTCTAATTTAAAAAAACAAGTTGCTCCTTATGAAAAATCAACGACGAAAGAAAGTGTTTGGCAGCTCATCAATACCGTCGTACCTTTTTTAATCTTATGGTACCTTGCTTATAAAAGTTTATCTGTTTCTTATTGGCTATCACTCGTTCCTTCTGTGATCGCAGCTGGGTTTTTGGTTAGGATTTTCATTATCTTTCATGATTGTACCCATCATTCCTTCTTTAAAAGCCGACGTGCCAATCGAATAGTTGGAACCTTTATGGGGGTTTTAACCATTTTCCCGTTTGATCAATGGGGATATGAGCATGCTGTCCATCACGCTACAAGTGGGAACTTAGATAAGCGGGGGACAGGAGATATTTGGACACTCACAATAGATGAATATGTGGCAGCACCATTAAGGCTGCGTTTGGCATATCGTTTTTATCGCAATCCTTTTGTTATGTTTGGATTAGGTCCGATATATGTTTTTCTGCTTAAAAATAGATTTAACCGAAAAGGTGCAAGAAAAAAGGAACGTATGAACACTTATTTGACGAATATATTGATTGTAGCGTTAGCAGGATTCCTCTGCTGGGCTGTCGGATGGCAGGCGTTTCTTTTAGTACAAGGAACGATATTTATGCTATCAGGTTCAGCGGGCATTTGGCTGTTTTATGTCCAGCACACTTTTGAAGATTCTTATTTTGAAGGGGATCAAGATTGGGAATATGTAAAAGCAGCAGTGGAAGGAAGTTCTTTTTATAAGCTTCCAAAATTTATTCAGTTTCTTACTGGGAATATTGGCTATCATCATGTTCACCATTTAAGTCCAAGGGTTCCCAACTATAAATTGGAGGAAGCACACAATCACACACTTCCTTTACAAAACGTACCGACGATCACACTTGCTACAAGCCTGAAATCTATACGTTTCCGCCTTTGGGATGAGGAAAATAAGAAATTTGTGAGCTTTAAAGCGATCAAAGGTTTAACAAAAAGCAGTGTTTCAGCTCAAGTAAAACCTGAAATTTAA
- a CDS encoding DEAD/DEAH box helicase gives MTKRSFADYHVSDEIKRALAVLKYETPTEVQSKVIPLSMENQDLIVKSQTGSGKTASFGIPVCEMMEWEEKKPQALILTPTRELAVQVREDITNIGRFKRIKAVAVYGKEPFTKQKEELKQKTHVVVGTPGRVMDHIQRETLVLDQIKYLIIDEADEMLNRGFIDEVEEIIKELPLERVTMVFSATLPKDVENLCHKYMKDPIHIEIESTGVTADTIEHFVMEVKEEEKISLLKDVTVVENPDSCLIFCRTKEHVDAVYSELEKAKYSCERLHGGLEQEDRFAVMEGFKLGNFRYLVATDVAARGIDIDNVTLVINYDVPLEKESYVHRTGRTGRAGNRGKAITFSTPFEGKFMKAIEKYIGFEIPAIEAPSHLDVAGGKAAFEEKLSGRRVVRNNKTARINQDIMKLHFSGGKKKKIRAVDFVGTIAKIPGVTADDIGIITIHDHMSYVDILNGKGSLVLQAMENATIKGKKLKVSKAIK, from the coding sequence ATGACGAAAAGAAGTTTTGCGGATTATCATGTAAGCGATGAAATAAAAAGAGCACTAGCTGTGTTAAAATACGAAACGCCAACAGAAGTTCAGAGTAAAGTCATTCCATTATCAATGGAAAATCAAGATCTTATCGTAAAATCCCAAACAGGCAGTGGTAAGACTGCCTCCTTTGGCATTCCTGTTTGTGAAATGATGGAATGGGAGGAAAAAAAACCACAGGCCTTAATTCTTACTCCAACTAGGGAGCTTGCAGTTCAAGTACGTGAAGATATTACAAATATCGGAAGATTTAAACGCATTAAAGCGGTGGCCGTCTATGGGAAAGAACCTTTTACAAAACAGAAGGAGGAATTAAAACAAAAAACTCATGTAGTCGTGGGTACACCAGGACGGGTCATGGACCATATTCAACGAGAAACCCTAGTTTTAGATCAAATAAAGTATCTTATCATTGATGAAGCAGATGAGATGTTGAATAGAGGTTTTATCGATGAAGTAGAAGAGATCATCAAAGAGCTGCCTTTAGAGCGAGTAACGATGGTTTTTTCTGCCACCTTACCTAAAGATGTGGAAAATCTCTGTCATAAATATATGAAAGATCCAATTCATATTGAAATTGAATCCACCGGGGTAACGGCCGATACCATTGAGCATTTTGTAATGGAAGTGAAAGAAGAAGAAAAGATTTCACTGCTTAAAGACGTCACGGTTGTAGAAAATCCAGACAGCTGCCTCATTTTCTGCCGAACCAAAGAACATGTAGATGCTGTGTACAGCGAATTAGAAAAAGCGAAATATTCTTGTGAAAGACTCCATGGAGGATTAGAACAAGAAGACCGGTTTGCTGTTATGGAAGGTTTCAAATTGGGGAACTTCCGCTATCTGGTGGCCACCGATGTAGCTGCCAGAGGGATTGATATTGATAATGTGACACTTGTCATCAACTATGATGTTCCTTTGGAAAAAGAGAGCTATGTGCACCGAACCGGGAGAACAGGCCGTGCAGGAAATAGAGGAAAAGCCATTACGTTTTCGACACCTTTTGAAGGAAAGTTCATGAAAGCAATTGAAAAATACATCGGCTTTGAGATTCCTGCTATAGAAGCTCCTAGCCACTTGGATGTGGCTGGCGGTAAAGCTGCTTTCGAAGAAAAACTTAGCGGCAGGCGAGTTGTTAGAAATAATAAAACAGCCCGAATCAATCAAGATATTATGAAACTCCATTTCAGCGGCGGAAAAAAGAAGAAAATTCGTGCTGTTGATTTTGTGGGAACGATCGCAAAAATCCCTGGAGTCACAGCAGATGATATCGGCATTATAACCATCCACGATCATATGTCATATGTTGATATTCTGAATGGAAAGGGTTCACTAGTTTTACAAGCCATGGAGAATGCGACGATCAAAGGAAAGAAGTTAAAAGTGAGCAAAGCAATTAAATAA
- a CDS encoding SLC13 family permease — MKVYLYLKNVKKVILKFGILKKDIVFTISLLLAILSCLFHAPKIEYINFKVLISLFNLMLAVKALEDLKLLDKFAIAILRKCHNSKSVSAILILLCFFSSMLVTNDVALLTFVPLTLIISKIIQTSMLDTIILETIAANIGSSLTPMGNPQNLFIFTYYGIEPIKFFTTILLLVVLGIILLFFLNQRLKSKTLEMELPTIPIKNKNKATVWGILFCIISASILGVLSYKLVFIIVLGTAYILDIKLLKKIDYLLLITFICFFIFIGNVSELKVVHSFATENLKSPTSIFFSSIILSQLISNVPAAIFLSKFTVQWQPLLVGVDLGGLGTIVASLASVISYKLFIKKDPQKSKMYLIKFSFYNFSILALLTLVYYFTMKNQFFF; from the coding sequence ATGAAAGTATATCTTTATTTGAAGAACGTAAAAAAAGTGATCTTGAAATTTGGAATTTTAAAAAAAGACATTGTATTTACCATATCACTCTTGTTAGCCATCCTAAGCTGTTTATTCCATGCACCAAAAATAGAATATATTAATTTTAAAGTATTAATCAGTTTATTTAATCTTATGCTCGCAGTTAAGGCTCTGGAAGACCTTAAACTATTGGATAAGTTCGCCATTGCTATACTGAGGAAATGTCATAATAGTAAAAGTGTTTCAGCCATCCTAATTTTATTATGCTTTTTTAGTTCCATGCTCGTAACGAATGATGTGGCATTATTAACATTTGTACCATTAACACTTATAATTAGTAAGATTATACAAACTTCTATGTTAGATACGATTATACTAGAGACCATTGCGGCTAACATCGGAAGCAGCCTAACTCCTATGGGGAATCCTCAAAATCTTTTCATATTTACTTACTACGGAATAGAGCCCATAAAATTTTTCACCACCATCCTTCTATTAGTGGTTCTTGGAATTATTCTGTTATTCTTTCTTAATCAAAGATTGAAGAGTAAAACACTGGAAATGGAACTTCCGACGATTCCTATAAAAAATAAAAATAAGGCAACCGTTTGGGGAATTCTATTTTGCATCATATCTGCATCCATACTAGGAGTTTTAAGCTACAAACTTGTGTTCATCATCGTATTGGGAACCGCATATATCCTTGATATAAAATTACTCAAGAAAATTGATTATTTATTGCTGATTACGTTTATATGTTTTTTTATATTTATAGGAAACGTATCGGAATTAAAGGTAGTACACTCATTTGCAACCGAAAATCTCAAAAGTCCAACATCTATCTTCTTCAGTTCCATCATTTTAAGCCAACTGATCAGCAATGTGCCAGCTGCGATCTTTTTATCAAAATTCACCGTGCAATGGCAGCCTTTATTAGTTGGTGTGGATTTAGGAGGACTAGGTACGATTGTTGCTTCCCTCGCAAGTGTCATTTCATATAAACTTTTTATTAAAAAAGATCCACAAAAAAGTAAAATGTACCTTATAAAGTTTAGCTTTTATAACTTTTCCATTTTAGCTCTATTAACTCTTGTTTATTATTTTACAATGAAAAATCAATTTTTCTTTTAA
- the lspA gene encoding signal peptidase II, which translates to MIYYAIALFVLLIDQYSKWIIRNKLSLNESHPMIRDVLQITSIRNRGAAYGILEGQHWLFIAITFIIICGILWYIRKVLREKRKILAIASSFILGGAIGNLTDRIFFGKVVDFIQFNFHFTIFGHLFYPLQIFNIADSAIFLGVVLIFTNASFEWIKESKVKKAY; encoded by the coding sequence TTGATTTATTATGCTATTGCATTATTCGTCTTATTAATTGATCAATATTCCAAATGGATTATTAGGAATAAACTTAGTTTGAATGAATCCCATCCTATGATTCGAGATGTCCTTCAAATCACTTCAATCCGTAACAGAGGAGCGGCTTATGGTATTTTAGAGGGGCAACATTGGTTGTTTATTGCAATTACGTTCATTATTATATGTGGAATTTTGTGGTACATTCGCAAAGTGTTGAGAGAAAAGAGGAAAATCTTAGCAATTGCAAGTAGTTTTATTTTAGGTGGGGCGATCGGGAATCTTACGGATCGAATATTTTTCGGTAAAGTGGTAGATTTCATTCAATTTAATTTTCATTTTACAATTTTCGGACATTTGTTTTATCCGCTTCAGATTTTTAACATAGCAGATTCAGCTATTTTTTTGGGTGTTGTACTTATTTTTACCAATGCCTCTTTTGAATGGATAAAAGAGAGCAAAGTTAAGAAAGCCTATTAA
- a CDS encoding RQC domain-containing protein, whose amino-acid sequence MREQNGEKRKTNQCRAESNGIKTLPDHEIKTILRGADDLIMSGGRGMLAKILAGSKDKKLLELELDDSPVYGAFKGLTQKEILAKIDWMILHDFLDIDYDGRLPLLVFTDKGWEIERDTYTDELMDRLIEAAQHQLYEFVENLKDRNRGMIHLLLDKIAVSGKKDFITILKAWQIIEYKKVKAKIQEVIDILEQIERPLENDSDQDVLSFSANKKWLSNPVEIRKKLEGNVWCSSCRDAVQIENYVVKESPHGIILEGKCRKCGGAVARFIE is encoded by the coding sequence ATGAGGGAACAAAATGGGGAAAAAAGAAAAACGAATCAGTGTCGAGCTGAATCTAACGGGATTAAGACTCTGCCAGATCATGAAATCAAAACGATTTTAAGAGGGGCAGATGATTTAATCATGAGCGGAGGGCGTGGAATGCTTGCGAAAATTCTTGCGGGTTCCAAAGATAAAAAGCTGTTAGAACTTGAATTGGATGACAGCCCTGTGTATGGTGCATTCAAAGGTCTTACGCAAAAAGAAATTCTTGCGAAAATAGACTGGATGATCCTCCATGACTTTTTAGATATTGATTATGATGGCAGACTACCGCTGCTTGTTTTTACTGATAAGGGCTGGGAAATTGAACGCGATACGTACACAGATGAACTTATGGATAGGCTTATCGAAGCAGCCCAACATCAATTATATGAATTTGTCGAGAATTTAAAGGATCGCAACCGAGGTATGATTCATTTATTATTGGATAAAATTGCGGTCTCCGGAAAGAAAGATTTCATTACCATTTTAAAAGCATGGCAAATAATCGAATATAAAAAAGTTAAAGCAAAAATTCAAGAAGTGATTGATATTTTAGAGCAAATAGAAAGACCCCTAGAGAATGATTCAGATCAAGACGTTCTCTCTTTTTCTGCCAATAAAAAATGGCTTTCGAATCCGGTAGAAATACGCAAAAAACTGGAAGGAAATGTTTGGTGTTCTTCTTGTCGTGATGCTGTTCAAATTGAAAATTATGTGGTTAAAGAATCACCTCATGGAATTATTTTGGAAGGAAAATGCCGAAAATGCGGAGGAGCAGTAGCAAGATTTATTGAGTAA
- a CDS encoding short-chain dehydrogenase: MKHALVIGGTGMLSDVSLWLVNKGYHVSVIGRDHNRMDRLIRNSKNESLITPILVDYKLDIELKEQLRSSIKKNGQFEIVVAWIHSGGENVLDILAKETSSNNAPWKLFHVLGSRANLDQVEKNVPLNENCQYHQIQLGFVIEGEGSRWLTNEEISNGVIESIKKDRPRHLIGVLEPASMRPL; encoded by the coding sequence ATGAAACATGCGTTGGTGATTGGCGGGACAGGGATGTTATCTGATGTATCTTTGTGGTTAGTAAATAAAGGGTATCATGTTTCGGTAATTGGTCGAGACCATAATCGAATGGACAGATTAATCCGAAATTCAAAGAATGAATCACTCATCACTCCAATACTTGTTGATTATAAGCTTGATATTGAATTAAAAGAGCAGCTTAGAAGTTCAATTAAAAAGAATGGACAGTTTGAAATCGTCGTAGCTTGGATCCATTCAGGCGGTGAGAATGTTTTAGATATTCTAGCAAAAGAAACTTCAAGCAATAATGCTCCATGGAAATTGTTTCATGTCCTTGGAAGCAGGGCTAATTTAGATCAGGTTGAAAAGAATGTTCCTTTGAATGAAAATTGTCAATATCATCAGATTCAACTAGGTTTTGTCATTGAGGGAGAAGGATCCAGATGGCTGACCAATGAGGAGATCTCAAATGGAGTCATTGAATCTATAAAAAAGGATAGACCTAGACATCTGATCGGAGTTTTAGAACCAGCATCAATGAGACCATTATAA
- a CDS encoding DUF2075 domain-containing protein, translating into MIVYEATKSEFLDDVFQDELVNNICRNYHSKIGRINEREVRTWDNSMQYMYRVLMDSEIPQDAGIAIEFKIPYTSKRVDFLISGKKDEKNNVVVVELKQWQSVEVIRGKEAIVKTVINRGLVETTHPSYQAWSYASLIKDYNENAQKEDINLYPCAYLHNYIDQGDQDPLTDQVYHYYIEQAPVFIKGQARKLRDFIKKYIQYGDNKENLYKIENGRIRPSKSLQDSLNNMLKGNPEFVMIDDQKVVFEQAIHLAREALRTNTKQVLVVTGGPGTGKSVLAVNLLVELTKQRMVCQYVTKNAAPRNIYAAKLKQDFRKGLIDNLFKGSGSYVDAPLDEFDALIVDEAHRLNEKSGMFSNLGENQTKEIIQAAKFSIFFIDERQRVTLKDAGSIEETEKYSIDFGANLTKMNLESQFRCNGSDGYLAWIDDVLQIRETANAHFIGGQYDFRVFDDPKELSTEIEKRNWVSNKSRMVAGYCWNWDKVGQSNPEYYDIVLNEFDFKMSWNLGSSATWAIDEDSVQQIGCIHTCQGLEFDYVGVIIGEDLRFENGQVITDYTKRAKTDSSLKGIKKMLASDPEKAKKLADEIIRNTYRTLMTRGQKGCYVFCTDPKLAEYFKERFQTSNTEYESNEFFKSWSEVAEGKEDY; encoded by the coding sequence ATGATCGTTTACGAAGCAACCAAATCAGAATTTCTGGACGATGTTTTTCAGGATGAACTTGTGAACAACATTTGCAGAAATTATCATTCGAAAATTGGCCGTATCAATGAACGGGAAGTGCGTACCTGGGATAATTCTATGCAATATATGTACCGTGTATTAATGGACAGTGAAATTCCGCAAGATGCCGGGATTGCGATTGAATTTAAAATTCCCTATACCTCGAAACGGGTTGATTTTTTAATCTCTGGTAAGAAGGATGAAAAAAATAATGTTGTAGTTGTGGAACTAAAGCAGTGGCAGTCTGTCGAGGTCATTCGCGGGAAGGAAGCCATCGTGAAGACAGTCATAAATCGTGGATTAGTGGAGACCACACATCCCTCTTATCAGGCATGGTCTTATGCTTCCTTAATAAAAGACTATAATGAAAATGCTCAAAAAGAAGATATCAATTTATATCCTTGTGCGTATTTACATAATTACATCGATCAAGGTGATCAAGATCCACTGACAGATCAAGTTTACCATTATTATATTGAACAAGCCCCTGTCTTTATTAAAGGACAAGCCAGGAAACTTCGTGATTTTATTAAGAAATATATTCAATATGGTGACAATAAAGAAAATCTTTACAAAATTGAAAATGGCAGAATTCGGCCGTCGAAATCATTACAGGATTCTTTAAATAATATGCTTAAAGGGAATCCTGAGTTTGTGATGATTGATGACCAAAAAGTGGTCTTTGAACAAGCAATTCACCTTGCGCGTGAGGCATTAAGAACGAATACGAAACAAGTTTTAGTTGTAACAGGGGGACCTGGGACTGGAAAATCAGTACTGGCGGTCAATTTGCTCGTTGAATTAACGAAACAAAGAATGGTTTGTCAGTATGTAACTAAAAATGCAGCTCCAAGAAACATATACGCGGCAAAATTAAAACAGGATTTCCGTAAAGGACTAATTGATAATTTGTTTAAAGGGTCCGGGAGCTATGTGGATGCTCCATTAGATGAGTTTGATGCTTTAATTGTAGATGAAGCCCACCGATTAAATGAGAAATCAGGCATGTTCTCTAATCTTGGTGAGAACCAAACGAAAGAGATTATCCAAGCTGCCAAGTTTTCGATCTTTTTCATTGATGAACGGCAGCGCGTAACGTTAAAGGATGCAGGCAGTATAGAAGAAACTGAAAAATATTCAATAGATTTTGGGGCAAATCTTACCAAAATGAATCTAGAATCACAATTCCGTTGTAATGGCTCTGACGGGTATTTGGCTTGGATCGATGATGTCCTCCAGATCCGTGAAACGGCAAATGCCCATTTTATTGGGGGGCAATATGATTTCCGTGTTTTTGACGATCCAAAAGAATTAAGTACTGAAATTGAAAAACGAAATTGGGTAAGTAATAAATCTCGTATGGTGGCTGGATATTGCTGGAACTGGGATAAAGTAGGCCAAAGTAATCCCGAATACTATGATATAGTACTAAATGAATTTGATTTCAAGATGAGTTGGAATCTTGGGAGTTCAGCCACTTGGGCGATTGATGAAGACTCGGTGCAACAAATAGGGTGTATCCATACATGTCAAGGACTGGAATTCGATTATGTAGGCGTCATTATTGGCGAAGACTTAAGATTTGAAAATGGTCAAGTGATAACGGACTATACGAAACGCGCTAAAACTGATTCATCCTTAAAAGGGATCAAAAAGATGTTGGCCAGCGACCCCGAAAAAGCAAAGAAACTGGCTGATGAAATTATTCGAAATACATACCGGACTTTAATGACACGTGGTCAAAAAGGATGTTATGTGTTTTGTACAGATCCAAAACTGGCTGAATATTTTAAGGAAAGATTTCAAACGAGTAATACTGAATACGAATCGAACGAGTTTTTCAAATCGTGGTCGGAAGTAGCCGAAGGAAAAGAGGATTATTAA
- a CDS encoding HNH endonuclease encodes MSFKLQVGEMKTEYLTDKEIWGHFNYIFSSKSRNSTTYKFVLIKSILENLYNVNDKLELSYSTLFSSFAKIYWNMVIHHNLNQINMYGKKAEVQTILYDIQIQNQIPNTLVFDKLSSDIQVDIINSVKKKCKINVMGAIYGDTGCTIYDFDNSKEQLRLNPTYYAFMQRFQRVLNYLTNYHLALFLEKFNENGDTTNLLLKVENVSKRSSLDQFYQILSSFYNGKCFYCGKTIKNGNSHVDHFIPWSFVQADQLWNLVIACSNCNLSKSDKLAEKVFLHTVIDRNETFISMPTIKKREDMQVYSSSKLKDLYNYSMENGFTEFLETKENMGLIVFHKMDKN; translated from the coding sequence ATGAGTTTCAAATTACAGGTCGGTGAGATGAAAACCGAATATTTAACGGATAAAGAAATTTGGGGGCATTTTAATTATATTTTTTCGTCAAAATCTAGGAATTCTACTACCTATAAATTTGTTCTAATTAAATCTATTTTGGAAAACCTATACAATGTTAATGATAAATTGGAATTATCTTATTCAACTTTATTTTCAAGTTTTGCGAAAATTTACTGGAATATGGTTATCCACCATAATCTTAATCAAATTAACATGTATGGTAAAAAGGCAGAAGTACAAACAATACTTTATGATATTCAGATACAAAATCAAATCCCTAATACATTAGTATTTGATAAACTGTCTAGTGATATCCAAGTAGATATTATTAATAGTGTGAAGAAGAAATGTAAAATCAATGTAATGGGGGCCATTTATGGTGATACCGGCTGTACCATTTATGATTTTGACAATAGCAAGGAACAATTAAGGCTAAATCCGACTTATTATGCCTTTATGCAACGGTTTCAACGAGTGTTAAATTATTTAACCAATTACCATCTTGCTTTATTTTTAGAAAAGTTTAATGAAAATGGTGATACGACGAATTTGCTGTTGAAGGTGGAAAATGTTTCTAAGAGATCCTCTCTCGATCAGTTTTACCAGATTCTTTCCTCTTTCTATAATGGCAAATGTTTCTATTGTGGAAAAACGATTAAGAATGGAAATTCGCATGTAGATCACTTTATTCCATGGAGTTTTGTTCAAGCCGATCAACTTTGGAACTTAGTAATTGCTTGCAGTAATTGTAATTTATCGAAAAGTGATAAATTAGCGGAAAAGGTATTTCTACATACTGTAATTGATCGGAATGAGACTTTTATCTCGATGCCTACTATTAAAAAAAGAGAAGACATGCAAGTTTATTCTAGTAGTAAGCTTAAAGATTTATACAATTATTCAATGGAAAATGGATTTACTGAATTTTTGGAAACCAAAGAAAATATGGGGTTAATTGTATTTCATAAAATGGACAAGAATTAA
- a CDS encoding nucleoside triphosphate pyrophosphohydrolase, translating into MAIYNKLVRDKIPDIIKSTGKKYSLKQLNNKEYIQALQKKAFEELNEYINSNTNNEAFEELADLLEVIHAFAEYHGGSFEMVEDIRIKKLSERGGFKEKIFLLEVEN; encoded by the coding sequence ATGGCTATTTATAATAAACTTGTTCGTGACAAAATACCTGATATTATCAAAAGTACTGGAAAGAAATACTCACTTAAGCAACTAAATAATAAAGAATATATTCAAGCACTTCAAAAGAAGGCTTTTGAAGAGCTTAACGAATACATAAATAGTAATACTAACAATGAAGCATTTGAAGAATTAGCGGATTTGTTAGAAGTTATTCATGCTTTTGCAGAATATCATGGTGGATCATTTGAAATGGTAGAAGATATTCGTATTAAAAAGCTATCGGAAAGAGGAGGGTTTAAGGAGAAAATCTTCTTACTTGAGGTTGAAAATTAA